From the Microbacterium sp. W4I4 genome, one window contains:
- the mmsB gene encoding 3-hydroxyisobutyrate dehydrogenase, which produces MTASSSKAAIAFLGLGHMGLPMAVNLVKAGHEVHGFDLVPAAIEAATAAGIPIAANGADAVRDADVVITMFPAGRHVIAAYQDELLAAAKPGTLFIESSTIAVDEARTAHQLAIDAGHRNVDAPVSGGVVGAEAGTLAFMVGGSDEDFETARPLLEVMGKRIVHCGGPGLGQAAKVCNNMILGISQIAVAEAFVLAERLGLEHQAMYDVVSQASGQCWALTTNCPVPGPVPTSPANRDYQPGFAGALMAKDLGLALQAIEGTGTDARMGRLAQEIYAAFAAGEGAGRDFSGIITDIRAGEV; this is translated from the coding sequence ATGACTGCGTCGTCCTCCAAAGCGGCCATCGCGTTCCTCGGCCTGGGCCACATGGGCCTGCCGATGGCCGTGAACCTGGTGAAGGCCGGTCACGAGGTGCATGGCTTCGACCTGGTGCCCGCCGCGATCGAGGCGGCCACGGCCGCCGGCATCCCGATCGCCGCGAACGGGGCGGATGCCGTGCGCGACGCCGACGTCGTGATCACCATGTTCCCGGCCGGCCGGCACGTCATCGCGGCCTATCAGGACGAGCTGCTGGCGGCGGCGAAGCCGGGCACCCTGTTCATCGAGTCCTCGACCATCGCCGTCGACGAGGCGCGCACCGCGCACCAGCTGGCGATCGACGCCGGACACCGCAACGTCGACGCGCCCGTCTCGGGCGGAGTCGTCGGCGCCGAGGCCGGCACCCTGGCGTTCATGGTCGGCGGATCGGACGAGGACTTCGAGACCGCCCGGCCGCTGCTGGAGGTCATGGGCAAGCGCATCGTGCACTGCGGAGGACCCGGCCTCGGGCAGGCCGCGAAGGTGTGCAACAACATGATCCTCGGCATCTCGCAGATCGCCGTCGCCGAGGCGTTCGTGCTGGCCGAGCGACTCGGGCTCGAGCATCAGGCCATGTACGACGTGGTGTCGCAGGCGTCCGGTCAGTGCTGGGCGCTGACCACGAACTGCCCCGTGCCCGGCCCCGTGCCGACCAGCCCCGCGAACCGCGACTATCAGCCCGGTTTCGCGGGCGCGCTGATGGCCAAGGACCTCGGGCTCGCGCTGCAGGCGATCGAGGGAACCGGGACGGATGCCAGGATGGGCCGTCTCGCCCAGGAGATCTACGCGGCCTTCGCGGCCGGTGAGGGAGCGGGACGGGACTTCTCGGGCATCATCACCGACATCCGCGCCGGCGAGGTCTGA
- a CDS encoding enoyl-CoA hydratase-related protein, with the protein MAEYETILVEQRGRVGWITLNRPQALNALNAQVSVEVAAAASAFDDDEGVGAIVVTGSEKAFAAGADIKEMESKTGSEMLDTDHFGAWTRFAGVRTPVIAAVSGYALGGGCELAMMCDIILAADNATFGQPEINLGVIPGMGGTQRLIRAVGYYKAAELVLSGRLIRADEAERIGLVSRVVPASDLLDEATKLAETIASKSLPSLYAAKATLDAAMETTLADGLAVEKRAFAALFDTADQKEGMAAFREKRPPHFQHR; encoded by the coding sequence ATGGCCGAGTACGAGACGATCCTCGTCGAACAGCGAGGACGGGTGGGCTGGATCACCCTCAACAGGCCGCAGGCGCTCAACGCCCTGAACGCCCAGGTCTCCGTCGAGGTCGCGGCAGCGGCATCGGCCTTCGACGACGACGAGGGCGTGGGCGCGATCGTCGTGACCGGCTCCGAGAAGGCCTTCGCGGCCGGCGCCGACATCAAGGAGATGGAGTCCAAGACCGGCTCCGAGATGCTCGATACCGATCACTTCGGCGCGTGGACGCGCTTCGCGGGCGTGCGCACCCCGGTCATCGCGGCCGTCTCCGGCTACGCGCTGGGCGGCGGATGCGAGCTGGCGATGATGTGCGACATCATCCTCGCCGCCGACAACGCCACATTCGGACAGCCCGAGATCAACCTCGGCGTGATTCCAGGCATGGGCGGCACGCAGCGCCTCATCCGTGCGGTCGGCTACTACAAGGCCGCCGAGCTCGTGCTCTCCGGGCGACTGATCAGGGCCGATGAGGCCGAGCGCATCGGACTCGTCTCGCGCGTCGTCCCGGCATCCGATCTGCTGGATGAGGCCACGAAGCTGGCCGAGACCATCGCATCCAAGTCGCTGCCCTCGCTGTACGCGGCGAAGGCGACACTGGACGCCGCGATGGAGACCACTCTCGCCGACGGCCTGGCCGTCGAGAAGCGCGCATTCGCCGCCCTGTTCGACACCGCCGACCAGAAGGAGGGGATGGCCGCCTTCCGCGAGAAGCGCCCCCCTCACTTCCAGCACCGATGA
- a CDS encoding putative immunity protein, producing MEVLPDDADLQLSETDRRELVEWTIACAERMLPLFLAERPDDERPREALDAAQAFMRGEMDIEAVREKAFACHAAAREASDPAALAAARVCGQAAAVAHMAGHARQVPRYTSKAFPGDRSRRDEELAWQRMQVPDRFDRYVYEGD from the coding sequence ATGGAAGTGCTTCCGGACGACGCCGATCTTCAGCTCTCTGAGACCGACCGCCGCGAGCTCGTGGAATGGACCATCGCCTGTGCGGAGCGGATGCTGCCGCTCTTCCTCGCCGAACGCCCCGACGACGAGCGTCCTCGCGAGGCGCTCGATGCCGCCCAGGCGTTCATGCGCGGCGAGATGGACATCGAGGCCGTGCGCGAGAAGGCGTTCGCCTGCCACGCCGCCGCCCGTGAAGCGAGCGACCCGGCGGCCCTGGCGGCCGCACGCGTGTGCGGTCAGGCCGCGGCCGTCGCGCACATGGCAGGGCATGCACGGCAGGTGCCGCGCTATACGTCGAAGGCGTTCCCCGGCGACCGTTCGCGGCGCGACGAGGAGCTCGCCTGGCAGCGGATGCAGGTGCCCGACCGCTTCGACAGATACGTGTACGAAGGCGACTAG
- a CDS encoding YdeI/OmpD-associated family protein, giving the protein MSELRKHAVLEPMGPAGAIVLDDDEVALLSTAKAFPVVVTIGDRSAPLRLARMGGKNLIGFSKAVRAEMAVELGDEFDAVISADTAERTVEIPEALAAALASDPVARAAFDALSYSRRKEMARSIADAKQDATRERRVAKTLDELHS; this is encoded by the coding sequence ATGAGCGAACTGAGGAAGCACGCCGTGCTCGAGCCGATGGGTCCCGCGGGGGCGATCGTTCTCGACGACGACGAGGTGGCGCTGCTGAGCACGGCAAAGGCCTTCCCCGTGGTCGTGACCATCGGCGACCGCTCCGCCCCGCTGCGCCTGGCGCGGATGGGCGGGAAGAACCTGATCGGGTTCAGCAAGGCCGTCCGAGCCGAGATGGCCGTCGAGCTCGGCGACGAGTTCGACGCCGTCATCTCCGCCGACACCGCTGAGCGCACGGTCGAGATCCCGGAGGCCCTGGCCGCGGCGCTCGCATCCGACCCCGTCGCGCGTGCGGCGTTCGACGCGCTCTCGTACTCGCGGCGCAAGGAGATGGCCCGCTCGATCGCGGACGCGAAGCAGGACGCCACCCGCGAGCGCCGCGTCGCGAAGACCCTCGACGAGCTGCACAGCTGA
- a CDS encoding 1-phosphofructokinase family hexose kinase, which translates to MSDVTIFAPSPTLTVTVENSGDADEIHIHAGGQGVWQARMLCRLGVSVTMCCTLAGEVGQVIRHLLEDDGVEVVGIDRPGRASAYVQDRRGGEREEIGAEVGDPIARHELDELYGAVIREGMRSRVVILSGPAADDVLPPDTYRRLAADLRASGCTVVVDLAGDRLDAALEGGVDVLKVSDEEMRAHGLDDESPQTIAAAMRSLRSRGAGVVIVTRAEEPLLLLDGEGLAEITPPKLEVADSRGAGDSLTAGVVAGMVRGETPRGAITLGAAAGAMNVTRHGLGTGDAEAIAELRKRVRIAPVAGDDGTSSARVSPDGLASLAETEEER; encoded by the coding sequence ATGAGCGACGTGACGATCTTCGCCCCCTCGCCGACACTGACGGTGACTGTCGAGAACTCGGGCGATGCCGACGAGATCCACATCCACGCCGGCGGGCAGGGCGTATGGCAGGCGCGGATGCTGTGCAGGCTCGGCGTCTCGGTGACCATGTGCTGCACGCTGGCCGGCGAGGTCGGCCAGGTCATCCGTCATCTGCTCGAGGACGACGGTGTGGAAGTAGTCGGCATCGATCGGCCCGGCAGAGCCTCTGCCTATGTGCAGGACCGCAGGGGAGGAGAGCGTGAGGAGATCGGCGCCGAGGTCGGCGATCCGATCGCGCGCCACGAGCTCGACGAACTGTACGGCGCCGTCATCCGGGAGGGGATGCGGTCCCGTGTCGTGATCCTCAGCGGTCCGGCGGCCGACGATGTGCTCCCACCGGACACCTACCGGCGTCTGGCCGCCGATCTGCGCGCCTCCGGATGCACGGTCGTGGTGGATCTCGCCGGCGACCGTCTGGATGCTGCGCTGGAGGGCGGCGTCGACGTGCTGAAGGTGAGCGACGAGGAGATGCGCGCGCACGGTCTCGACGACGAGTCGCCGCAGACGATCGCCGCGGCCATGAGGTCGCTGCGCTCCCGCGGTGCTGGGGTCGTGATCGTGACGCGCGCCGAGGAGCCGCTGCTTCTGCTGGACGGCGAAGGGCTGGCCGAGATCACCCCGCCGAAACTGGAGGTCGCCGACAGCCGCGGCGCGGGTGATTCGCTCACGGCGGGCGTCGTCGCGGGGATGGTCCGCGGTGAGACACCGCGCGGTGCGATCACGCTCGGCGCGGCGGCTGGGGCGATGAACGTCACCCGTCACGGGCTCGGGACGGGGGATGCCGAGGCGATCGCCGAGCTGCGCAAGCGGGTGCGGATCGCCCCCGTGGCCGGAGACGACGGCACCTCGAGCGCTCGAGTCAGCCCGGACGGGCTCGCCTCGCTGGCCGAGACGGAGGAGGAACGATGA
- the surE gene encoding 5'/3'-nucleotidase SurE yields the protein MTRLLVTNDDGIDSPGLHALALALQGRGLDVTIAAPVTQSSGSSASIMAENADGRIRVDKRTLDGLEEIPAFAVHGGPGLIALIAARGAFGDPSDLVASGVNHGANVGRAILHSGTVGAALTGGLNGAWGMAVSLDVGLDPTTFHWAAAADAAADLVPALLQHPRGTVINVNVPNASEFRGVVEAELAPFGIVQTTLTQQDEHDVRLAVEDLPRDPAPGSDAAHLAAGWITVSGLDPVSHVPLGIVADARAS from the coding sequence ATGACCCGGCTGCTGGTCACCAACGACGACGGCATCGACTCCCCGGGTCTGCACGCGCTGGCACTCGCGCTGCAGGGGAGGGGCCTGGACGTCACGATCGCGGCACCCGTCACGCAGTCCAGCGGATCGAGTGCCTCGATCATGGCCGAGAACGCCGATGGGCGCATCCGCGTGGACAAGCGCACCCTCGACGGTCTCGAGGAGATCCCCGCCTTCGCCGTGCACGGCGGGCCCGGGCTCATCGCGCTGATCGCCGCGCGCGGGGCCTTCGGCGACCCCAGCGACCTCGTCGCCTCCGGCGTGAATCACGGCGCCAACGTCGGGCGGGCCATCCTGCACTCCGGGACGGTCGGAGCCGCACTCACCGGCGGACTGAACGGCGCATGGGGCATGGCGGTCTCGTTGGACGTGGGACTGGACCCGACGACGTTCCACTGGGCGGCGGCCGCCGATGCGGCGGCCGACCTCGTGCCGGCTCTGCTGCAGCATCCGCGGGGCACCGTCATCAACGTCAACGTGCCCAATGCGAGCGAGTTCCGGGGAGTGGTGGAAGCCGAGCTCGCCCCGTTCGGAATCGTTCAGACGACGCTCACCCAGCAGGACGAGCACGACGTGCGGCTCGCCGTGGAGGACCTGCCGCGAGACCCGGCACCGGGCAGCGACGCCGCGCATCTCGCCGCAGGCTGGATCACCGTGAGCGGGCTCGACCCCGTGTCGCACGTGCCGCTGGGCATCGTGGCCGATGCCAGGGCGAGCTGA
- a CDS encoding SRPBCC family protein: MASFVLERIIPASPEAVFDLSLDVGLHLASQSSRGERAVGAVASGTLGEGDQITWSARHFGIRFRMTSIVFDVDRPRLFRDRQTTGPFGAFRHTHEFEPTEGGTLMRDTIGFHSPFGPLGRLVDAVVMRRHLIGVITERNDAISAHFA, from the coding sequence ATGGCATCCTTCGTCCTGGAGCGGATCATCCCGGCCTCCCCCGAGGCGGTGTTCGATCTCTCCCTCGACGTCGGGCTGCACCTGGCATCGCAGAGCTCCCGCGGCGAGCGCGCGGTCGGTGCAGTGGCCTCCGGCACGCTCGGCGAGGGCGATCAGATCACCTGGAGCGCCCGGCACTTCGGCATCCGCTTCCGGATGACGTCGATCGTCTTCGACGTCGATCGGCCCCGCCTGTTCCGCGATCGGCAGACGACGGGGCCGTTCGGGGCATTCCGGCACACGCACGAGTTCGAACCGACCGAGGGCGGGACGCTCATGCGCGACACGATCGGGTTCCACTCGCCGTTCGGCCCGCTGGGCCGCCTGGTGGATGCCGTCGTCATGCGCCGGCATCTGATCGGCGTGATCACCGAGCGCAACGACGCCATCAGCGCACACTTCGCCTGA
- a CDS encoding MarR family winged helix-turn-helix transcriptional regulator → MARPRPLSIDPLAEAKRQWVAHGWPDAAEGMAVVTSVMRAQQLLLARVDATLKPFGVTFARYEVLRLLAFSRSGTLPLSSVVARLQVHATSVTSTAERLVRDGLVLREPHPHDGRAALLTLTETGRDLVERATRALNTDVFRSPGIDAEDANALVGIVARMRKNAGDFTDPRPVPDPL, encoded by the coding sequence ATGGCACGCCCACGCCCTCTCTCGATCGATCCGCTCGCCGAAGCCAAGCGGCAGTGGGTGGCGCACGGCTGGCCGGATGCCGCCGAGGGCATGGCCGTGGTCACCTCGGTGATGCGCGCGCAGCAGCTCCTGCTGGCGAGGGTGGATGCCACGCTGAAGCCTTTCGGAGTCACGTTCGCCCGCTACGAGGTGCTGCGTCTGCTGGCCTTCAGCCGGTCGGGCACCCTGCCCCTGTCCAGTGTCGTGGCACGTCTGCAGGTGCACGCGACGAGCGTGACGAGCACCGCCGAGCGCCTCGTGCGCGACGGCCTGGTACTGCGCGAGCCGCACCCGCACGACGGTCGGGCCGCTCTGCTCACGCTCACCGAGACGGGCCGCGACCTGGTCGAGCGGGCCACACGCGCACTGAACACCGACGTGTTCCGCAGCCCGGGGATCGATGCCGAGGACGCCAACGCGCTGGTCGGCATCGTCGCCCGCATGCGCAAGAACGCGGGCGACTTCACGGACCCGCGTCCGGTACCCGATCCACTCTGA
- a CDS encoding cupin domain-containing protein, translating into MTDASQQLKKLSVQRKDELPMAPGQTSNARRYSGVAVENTEVEGLWFGKVYTGPGEVSDPHHHGEAETGGYVYKGNGFIRFGERYEDILYMSEGDFVYVPPFVPHIEGNLSHTEELIWMTTRTPDNIVVNLHDQDVADIDIAYVD; encoded by the coding sequence ATGACTGATGCATCACAGCAGCTGAAGAAGCTCTCGGTTCAGCGCAAGGACGAGCTACCCATGGCCCCGGGGCAAACATCGAACGCCCGTCGCTATTCGGGAGTCGCCGTCGAGAACACCGAGGTCGAGGGCCTCTGGTTCGGCAAGGTCTACACCGGCCCGGGAGAGGTCTCCGACCCGCACCACCACGGCGAGGCTGAGACCGGCGGGTACGTGTACAAGGGCAACGGCTTCATCCGCTTCGGCGAGCGCTACGAAGACATCCTCTACATGTCCGAGGGCGACTTCGTCTATGTACCGCCGTTCGTGCCGCACATCGAAGGCAACCTCAGCCACACCGAGGAGCTCATCTGGATGACGACCCGCACGCCGGACAACATCGTGGTGAACCTCCACGATCAGGATGTTGCGGACATCGACATCGCCTACGTCGACTGA
- a CDS encoding fumarylacetoacetate hydrolase family protein, protein MKLVSFTHAGRGSWGALDGDTIRDLGALEIAAGRRLGEVLRDGDLAGIAAHAGDAVPLRSDDVQLLPPVPDAQKIICVGLNYADHIAEMKRATPEKPVIFTRFADSLVGDGEALVAPGNSTSFDYEGEFAVVIGREARHVDEADALDHVLGYTIMNDGSIRDYQRHTSQFAPGKNFPRSGSLGPAIVTADEFGAVGSQRIRTRINGQLVQDSTLDQLVFDVASLVSYCSEWTTLRPGDIIATGTPGGVGDGRDPALWLSPGDVIEISIDGLGALTTSVIEEA, encoded by the coding sequence GTGAAGCTTGTGTCGTTCACCCATGCAGGACGTGGATCGTGGGGGGCGCTGGACGGCGACACCATACGCGACCTCGGCGCACTCGAGATCGCGGCCGGCCGTCGACTCGGTGAGGTCCTTCGCGATGGCGACCTCGCCGGCATCGCCGCGCATGCAGGCGATGCCGTTCCGCTCCGCTCCGACGACGTACAACTCCTCCCCCCCGTGCCCGACGCGCAGAAGATCATCTGCGTCGGCCTGAACTACGCCGACCACATCGCCGAGATGAAGCGCGCAACACCCGAGAAGCCGGTGATCTTCACCCGGTTCGCCGACTCGCTCGTGGGGGACGGCGAAGCCCTCGTGGCGCCGGGGAACAGCACGTCCTTCGACTACGAGGGCGAGTTCGCCGTGGTCATCGGGCGCGAAGCGCGGCACGTCGACGAAGCGGACGCGCTCGATCATGTGCTCGGCTACACCATCATGAACGACGGTTCGATACGCGACTACCAACGCCACACGTCCCAGTTCGCACCGGGCAAGAACTTCCCGCGCAGCGGCAGTCTGGGGCCGGCGATCGTCACCGCCGACGAGTTCGGAGCAGTCGGGTCGCAGCGCATCCGGACCCGGATCAACGGGCAGCTCGTGCAGGACTCGACGCTCGACCAGCTCGTGTTCGACGTGGCCAGCCTCGTGTCGTACTGCTCGGAGTGGACGACGCTGCGACCTGGCGACATCATCGCCACGGGAACGCCCGGTGGCGTGGGAGACGGCCGCGACCCGGCGCTCTGGCTCTCCCCCGGGGACGTCATCGAGATCTCCATCGACGGATTGGGCGCGCTCACGACATCCGTCATCGAAGAAGCCTGA
- a CDS encoding NADH:flavin oxidoreductase/NADH oxidase, with amino-acid sequence MPKSQAPPRLFEPIQLRSLAVAHRLWVAAMCQYSAIRGVVQPWHLVHLGSFAIGRAGLIVTEATAVSPEGRISSGDAGIWTEEQAKAWEPVVEFVHQQETPIAVQLAHAGRKASTRPPFQGRGYLPADEGGWATVGPSTVPFGELPDPTALTTADIAGVIDDFACAASRAVASGFDAVEIHAAHGYLQHQFLSSLSNRREDDYGGSYENRTRIVRETVVAVRGVIPDTMPLFIRLSATDWVEGGWSLEDTKRLVPVLRALGVDFVSISSAGNDHRQEIPVGPGYQLPLARAVRESAGIPVGAAGLITEPRQAETALVDGGADVIFAARQFLREPGFALRAAAELGGFLEWPRQYRMARFEGSIP; translated from the coding sequence ATGCCGAAGTCCCAGGCGCCCCCACGGCTGTTCGAGCCGATCCAGCTCCGCTCGCTCGCCGTCGCGCACCGGCTGTGGGTCGCGGCGATGTGTCAGTACTCAGCGATCCGTGGCGTCGTCCAACCCTGGCACCTCGTGCACCTCGGTTCGTTCGCGATCGGACGAGCCGGCCTGATCGTCACCGAGGCGACCGCAGTGAGTCCCGAGGGCAGGATCAGCTCCGGCGATGCGGGGATCTGGACGGAAGAGCAGGCCAAGGCGTGGGAGCCGGTGGTCGAGTTCGTCCACCAACAGGAGACGCCGATCGCCGTGCAGCTGGCGCATGCGGGGCGCAAGGCGTCGACCCGCCCGCCATTCCAGGGGCGCGGCTATCTCCCCGCCGATGAGGGTGGCTGGGCGACCGTGGGCCCGTCGACCGTCCCGTTCGGAGAATTGCCTGACCCGACGGCGCTGACGACGGCCGACATCGCGGGCGTCATAGACGACTTCGCATGTGCCGCATCCCGCGCGGTCGCGTCGGGATTCGACGCAGTCGAGATACACGCCGCGCACGGCTACCTGCAGCATCAGTTCCTGTCCTCGCTCTCGAACCGACGCGAGGATGACTACGGCGGCAGTTATGAGAATCGCACGCGAATCGTCCGCGAGACCGTGGTTGCGGTGCGTGGGGTCATCCCAGACACGATGCCGCTGTTCATCAGACTGTCCGCCACTGACTGGGTCGAAGGCGGCTGGTCACTGGAGGACACCAAGCGCCTGGTGCCCGTGCTGCGTGCACTCGGAGTCGACTTCGTGTCGATCTCCTCGGCGGGCAATGATCACCGCCAGGAGATCCCGGTTGGTCCGGGCTACCAACTACCTCTCGCTCGCGCGGTCCGGGAGAGCGCGGGCATCCCCGTCGGTGCCGCAGGGCTGATCACGGAGCCGCGACAGGCCGAGACCGCACTCGTGGATGGCGGAGCGGATGTGATCTTCGCCGCGCGTCAGTTCCTCCGCGAACCGGGGTTCGCCCTCCGTGCCGCGGCGGAGCTCGGGGGGTTCCTGGAGTGGCCACGGCAGTACCGGATGGCCCGATTCGAGGGGAGCATTCCGTGA
- a CDS encoding TetR/AcrR family transcriptional regulator, whose protein sequence is MGRPAGGHRERSTGVRVMAGITAGGQQTAAAIRREAAASFVQHGYEATSLRNIAAAVGIKVGSLYNHITSKEDLLLSVMGGTMDDLNSLMDEALDGPIDPVDRLIAFVECHIRFHAERAQEVFIGNTELRSLHAEARAELSEKRREYRKLLESLIVAVGEADEADILNARLHAFSIVAIGTHVAGWYREDGGLPLDEIIEIYTTMVLRSLRVDGADERVRTQLAAGR, encoded by the coding sequence TTGGGCCGCCCAGCGGGTGGTCATCGTGAGCGCTCGACAGGAGTACGGGTAATGGCGGGAATCACTGCAGGAGGACAGCAGACGGCGGCGGCGATCCGGCGCGAGGCGGCGGCGAGCTTCGTGCAGCACGGGTACGAGGCGACGAGCCTGCGCAACATCGCGGCTGCCGTCGGGATCAAAGTCGGCAGCCTGTACAACCACATCACGAGCAAGGAGGATCTCCTTCTTTCCGTGATGGGCGGCACGATGGATGACCTGAACTCCTTGATGGACGAGGCGCTCGACGGGCCGATCGATCCGGTGGACCGCCTCATCGCCTTCGTCGAGTGTCACATCCGCTTCCACGCCGAGCGGGCGCAGGAAGTGTTCATCGGCAACACGGAACTGCGCTCGCTGCACGCGGAAGCGCGGGCCGAGCTGTCCGAAAAGCGCCGTGAGTATCGCAAGCTCCTCGAATCGCTGATCGTCGCTGTCGGCGAAGCCGACGAAGCCGACATCCTCAATGCCCGTCTGCACGCATTCAGCATCGTCGCGATCGGCACTCACGTCGCCGGCTGGTATCGCGAGGACGGCGGACTGCCGCTGGACGAGATCATCGAGATCTACACAACGATGGTTCTGCGCAGCCTTCGAGTCGATGGCGCAGACGAGCGCGTGCGGACGCAACTGGCCGCCGGCCGCTGA
- a CDS encoding class I adenylate-forming enzyme family protein yields the protein MRTIGDWTRLNARRHPDREAFVGVDGRVTFGQVAERAWKLARGLRAAGVRPGDTVGVLAGNTVFNAETFIGTAISAGIYTAYNWRWAAEELAAGVRESGAAIVIVEDRFRSLLNDALDIISARDDTVALPRVIEQGEVETLRIGDGEAPDVVAPDDPLCLIYTGGSTGTSKAVVLSHRAATANALNEYIDLGIGALPEERGLMVTPMFHSAGLLTWLVTHFVAGKTTVLVDKFDEQEFVEWVGRERATNSFMIPNMMRRLMQAGAFEAPEVQQHFKAMHTGAGLLRMPNKVEFIETMPNAKLFFRYGLSEAGPMVTRLHHDDMLDIDVDGSIGQEYTLVESKLMSIDGEDREIEPGELGEICVRGPSIMTGYHRRPEATAETIVDGWLHTGDLATRDERGYYFFKDRLKEMIKSGGENVYCVEIEQALYLHPAVLEAAVVGVANETWGEEVRAVVSLRDGRTADAQELSAFLRTQLAGYKIPKEFAFMAATDLPRSGAGKLVKEQLKTKLGWN from the coding sequence ATGCGCACCATCGGCGACTGGACTCGACTCAACGCCCGAAGGCATCCCGACCGGGAAGCCTTCGTCGGCGTCGATGGCCGCGTCACCTTCGGCCAGGTCGCCGAGCGCGCGTGGAAGCTGGCGCGAGGTCTGCGAGCAGCCGGTGTGCGCCCGGGCGACACCGTAGGAGTGCTCGCCGGCAACACGGTCTTCAACGCCGAGACGTTCATCGGAACGGCGATCAGCGCGGGGATCTACACGGCCTACAACTGGCGGTGGGCTGCCGAGGAGCTCGCAGCGGGTGTCCGCGAGAGCGGAGCCGCGATCGTCATCGTCGAAGATCGATTCCGCTCGCTTCTGAACGACGCCCTCGACATCATCTCCGCACGCGATGACACAGTCGCGCTGCCCCGCGTGATCGAGCAGGGCGAGGTCGAGACGCTGCGCATCGGCGACGGAGAGGCCCCCGACGTCGTCGCTCCCGACGATCCGCTCTGCCTGATCTACACCGGGGGCAGCACGGGCACGTCGAAGGCCGTGGTGCTGTCGCATCGGGCCGCGACCGCAAACGCGCTCAACGAGTACATCGATCTCGGCATCGGAGCTCTCCCCGAGGAGCGCGGGTTGATGGTGACGCCGATGTTCCACTCGGCCGGGCTGCTCACCTGGCTGGTCACGCACTTCGTGGCGGGCAAGACCACGGTGCTCGTCGACAAGTTCGACGAGCAGGAGTTCGTCGAGTGGGTCGGTCGCGAGCGTGCGACGAACAGCTTCATGATTCCGAACATGATGCGGCGGCTCATGCAGGCCGGCGCATTCGAGGCGCCGGAGGTGCAGCAGCACTTCAAGGCCATGCACACGGGTGCAGGTCTGCTGCGCATGCCGAACAAGGTCGAGTTCATCGAGACCATGCCGAACGCGAAGCTGTTCTTCCGCTATGGACTCTCCGAGGCCGGGCCCATGGTCACGCGCCTGCACCATGACGACATGCTCGACATCGACGTCGACGGATCGATCGGCCAGGAGTACACGCTCGTCGAATCCAAGCTGATGAGTATCGACGGGGAGGATCGCGAGATCGAGCCGGGCGAGCTCGGGGAGATCTGCGTTCGCGGCCCCAGCATCATGACCGGATACCACCGGCGCCCGGAAGCCACCGCTGAGACGATCGTCGACGGGTGGTTGCACACCGGCGACCTCGCGACTCGGGACGAGCGCGGCTACTACTTCTTCAAGGACCGCCTGAAGGAGATGATCAAATCCGGCGGCGAGAACGTGTACTGCGTCGAGATCGAGCAGGCCCTGTACCTGCATCCCGCTGTGCTCGAGGCGGCTGTCGTCGGCGTCGCCAACGAGACCTGGGGCGAGGAGGTGCGCGCGGTCGTATCGCTGCGCGACGGCCGTACCGCCGATGCGCAGGAACTGTCCGCATTCCTGCGCACACAGCTCGCCGGATACAAGATCCCCAAGGAGTTCGCCTTCATGGCGGCGACGGATCTGCCGCGCTCGGGCGCAGGCAAGCTCGTCAAAGAACAGCTGAAGACCAAGCTCGGCTGGAACTGA